TGAACAGGCCAGGGTATTGCTCTGTACCTCAGAAGTCCAACATCCTAAACCCTCCATCTAATGGCAAGAGGGAACCCAGGAAAATGGCTTCTACCTTGTAGGTGGCACCAGAAGGGATCCAGTGGAACCAAAAGAATAAAGCAGACCAGAATTGCATTGAAAGAGCccagaaaagaaaattctcattGGAAACAGGGCCCACAAAAGTAAGCCAGCATCTACATACTAAACCTAAATAGGATGCTGCCTTCTAGAATAGAAGATTTAAATAGCATCGAGAGCCTCCTAATATAATATCCAAAATGTCCAGCATACAACAGAAAATCACTCGTCATACCAAGAACCAATAAAAGTATGATGTTAGATGTGGATTCTCTTTATCAAGTTAAAGTTAGgtagttccctctattcctaacTTGCTAAGAGTTtcctttttatcatgaatgggtgttggattttgtcaaatggtttttctgtttctgactatATAtagtcatatgatttttcttctttagcctgttgatatgGTGGATtgattaatttttgaatgtttgaaGTAGCCTTGCTTACCTGGAATAAATTTCTACTTGGTGCTAGTGTATAATTTCTTTTGTACCTTGTTGGGTTTGATTTTTACCTCTAAGTTCCTGAGAGATACTAAtctacacttttttaaaaattccctttgtCCGATTTTGATATCAAGGTAATACTGACCTCATAAAAATTGGGAGcattctctccttttctatttcCTGGAAGACATTATGGAAAATTGGTGtgaaaattcttctttaaatattttgtaaaaattctttagtgaagccatctgggcctggagatcTCTTTTTAGAGagcttttaaattacaaattcaatttcttaaatGGCCAAGGGACTATTCAGGTACCTGTTTCGTCTGATTGGGTTGGTATTGTGTAACTTTCAAACAGTTGATCAATTTGttttaagttgttgaatttatgagAATAAAGTTGCTCATAGTGTGTTCCCTtatgcttttttaatattttatttttttttaatacagcaggtgtttattagttatccattttatacattttagtgtatatatgtcaatcccaatctcccaattcatcccaccaccaccaccaccccccaatttccccccttggttccatacatttgttctgtacatctgtgtctctatttctgccttgcaaaccagttcatctgtaccatttttctagattccacatatatgcgttaatatacgatatttgtttttctctttctgacttacttcactctgtatgacagtctctgtgtCCATcaatgtctctacaaatgacccaattttgttccctttttatggctgagtaatattccattgtatatatgcaccacatcttctttatccattcgtctgtcgatgggcgtttaggttgcttccatggcctggctattgtaaatagtgctgcaatgaacattgtggtacatgactctttttttttttttttttttttaagtcagtgattttttttttatggctgtgttgggtcttcgtttctgtgtgagggctttctctagttgcggcaagtgggggccactcttcatcgcggtgtgcaggcctctcattatcgcggcctctcttgttgcggagcacaggctccagatgcgcaggctcagtagttgtggctcacgggcgtagttgctccgcggcatgtgggatcttcccagaccagggctcgaacgcgtgtgccctgcattggcaggcagattctcaaccactgcgccaccagggaagccctggtacatgactctttttgaattatggttttctctgggtatatgcccagtagtgggattactgggtcatatggtaattctatttttagttttttaaggaacctccatactgttctccatagtggctgtatcaatttacattcccaccaacagtgcaagagggttcccttttctccacaccctctccagcatttgttgtttgtagattttctgatgatggccattctgactggtgtgaggtgatacctcattgtagtttttttttttttttttttaattttatttattttggctgtgttgggtcttcgtttctgtgcgagggctttctctagttgcggcaagcgggggccactcttcatcacggtgcgcgggcctctcactatcgcggcctctcttgttgcggagcacaggctccagacgcgcagactcagtaattgtggctcacgggcctagttgctccgcggcatgtgggatcttcccagaccagggctcgaacccgtgtcccctgcattggcaggcagattctcaaccactgcgccaccagggaagcccctcattgtagttttgatttgcatttctttgttcCCTTATGCTTTTAATGGCTGCCAGATCTATAGTGGGGGGAATGGGAGAAAGTCTAGGCAAAAAGTTCTTAGACTTGACTGCAAACGtacaatccataaaaggaaaattgaCACATTAGACTTgatcaaatttaaaacttttgctctatgaaagaccctgttaagagaatgaaaagacaagttgcatgacaggagaaaatatttgcaaaccacatatttgATGGACTTGTATCTAgagtatatttttatcatttttccagttttattgaggtgtaattacaaataaaaattgtatatagttAAGTTGTACAACATGAtggtttgatatatgtatacattgtgaaatgattaccacaatcaagttaacacatccattacctcacagttaccttttctttaaaacaagaacccttaaaaaccactctcagcaaatttcaagtatacagttcaatattattattatattcaccATGCTGTCCATTAGATCCCCAAACTTATCATATAACTGAAAGTTTTTACCATTTAATAAACAGCCccccattttccccacctcccagcccctagTAACCACTGTTCAACTCTGTTAGATTCCACTTTGTGagattgtacagtatttgtctttctctgttgggCTTATTTTACTTATGTCCTCCATAaggtcctccaggttcatctatgttgtcacaaatgtaaggatttctttctctttttatggctgaaaaatatttcattttatatgtgtatCCATTCTTCCTTTGATAGAAAGAGGGTAtttccatagcttggctattatgaataatgctacagtaAACATgagaatgcagatatctctttgataaagtgattttatttcctttggatatatacccagaagtaggattgctagatcatatggtagttttattttgaatgtgttgaggaacctccatactgattaACATAAtgactgtaccaacttacatcccaccagcagtgtatacaaggattcccttatctccacacccttgccaacacttgttatcatttgtctttttgataatagccattctaacaggtgtgaggttatatcacatgtggttttgacttgcatttccattGTTAGTGGTGTTGAGTAATTTTTCAtctatctgttggccatttgtatgtcttctttggaaaaatgtctaaaatgtctgaatagacatttttccaaagaagacatacaaatggccaacaggtagatGAAAAATTACtggccattttttaattaggtttggttttgttgttgttgttattgtttgtttttgtttttcttcattattggATTATATgaattccttgtatattttggcaattaaccccttatcagacacatgttttacaaatattttctcttgtgcTGTAGGGTGTTTTTTTATATTGCTGattgtgtcctttgctgtgcagaagtttttaatttgctgtagtctcacttgtttatttttgcttttgttgcctatgcttttgaggtcatatccaaaaaaatcattgccaagaccaatgtcaagcagtttttcccttgttttcttctaggagttttgtggttttagGTCTTGCActtaagtctttgatccacttTAAGTTGATTTTTGCATGTGGTGTAAGGGAAgggcccaatttcattcttttgcatgtggatatacagTTTTCCCACCAGTTGTTGAAGAGACCATTCTTTACCAATTGTATATTGTcagctcccttgtcaaatattaattcaccctacatatatgtatgtgtttattactgggctctcaattctgtccaGTtggtctgtgtctgtttttatgtcagttccatactgttctgattattataggtttgtaatatattttgtaatcaggaagtgtgattcctccagctttgttctttgtttctcaaGAATACTTTGGGTATTTAGGGTCTTTTACAGttatatacaaattttaggaatttttccatttctgtgaaaaatgccattggaattatGATAGGGTttacactgaatctatagattgctttggctggtaaggatattttaacaatgttaacttTTCTGAACcctgaacatgggatatctttccatttatttgtatcttcttcaatttctttagaTTTCAATGTAtatatctttcacctccttggttaaatttattcctaggtattttattgtttttgatgctgttgtaaatgagactttttaaaattccttttttcagataggttatttttattatatagaaatgcaactgatttttgtatgttgattttatatcctgcaactttactgaatttgtttattagttcaaaCAGTTtattggtagagtctttagggtcTAATTGAAGGCATCATTCCAGAAACTTGGACAGTaaactgtcattaattttggttaATTTCAGCTTTTATGGTGCTGGCTATCCATCCCTGACACCCTAGCCCCCAGCGCTATTCCAGGAAGCCGTGAATGAGTTCTGGAGAAATTTGTATGAAGCTTGCAGAATCCAAGGTGAGCAATAAAGAATCTGTCCTTCAAATATTAGGGATCTGTGCTCATTTTGCTGATGACTGCTTGTGATCACAGAGGTGCAGAAACAGAGGCAAGGGCCATTGTTGCAATCCCCACCACAACTGTTGCAACACCCTCCCCTTCCAGCTGAAGTGGCTTACAGGGGATTTAAAGAGATGgaacctctccttcctcccccaccccttttctctttttccctttttgggaGCCAGACACTTAAGGACTAGGACACTTAAAAGTAACCACATATACAGGGGAATTTAAAAAGTCACCATGTATGCCCAGGGAAAGGTGGAGGCCCAGAAAAGACCAGAGAAGACCTTAAGTTTACACCTATACAGATCCCCAGCACAGAGACACCCTACAACGaaccaacaacagcaaaaacagcaAAATCAGGGAAAGAGTGAAAAATTGACCTCTAGAATAACCACATTATGAGATTCAAATGTCCAatcctcaacaacaacaaaaaaattacaaagcatacaaagaaagaggaaaattatGGCCCAGTCAAAGGAAAATAGTAAATcaacagaaactgtccctgagAAAGGCAAGATGGTGGACTTAATGTAAAGATACTCTAAAACAACTAAACCTTGAAGAccttatgttaagtgaaatacgtcagtcataaaaggacaaatattgtatgattccactcatacaAGGCATTTAGAGTAAtcgaattcatagagacagaaaatagaatagtggttgccagaggctaggGAAGGGGAGAATGAAGAATTATTGTTCTATGtgtacagagtttcaattttgcaagataaatgaagttctggagatggatggtggtgatagttgcacaacaattTGAATATGCTTAATGTTTCTGAGCTGTTTactcaaaaatggttaaaatggtaaattttatgttatgtgtatttaccacattttttaaagactttgggGAAAAGAGCAGAAGATGACACAGGACTTCACGTTGCACAACTACATCGGGGCACCATTTACATAGACCACACTGTGAAGGAGTCTCCCTGGAGTTGGAAGACTTGACAGCCCTGCAACCCCAACTCTCCTacccatggcagacattgctaatcaatcaCAAGCCCTGCTCACAGAGCACCAGACTCTCAGAATCCTCCACACTGGACCCCAGGCAACCCCTGCCACTTCCTTAGAGCTGATTTATGAGATGCCAAGTATTTGCCATCATTAACTCAATGACCTCCTTGAAGTATGTCTGACAAAGAGCTGGGGACACAGATATAGCAGACCTGGTCATTCCTTTATTGGAAGGGATATGCAATGTTGTACTCTACAAGCTTGCGAGCCCAAAGAGATTTCAAGTTGAAGATTCAGTTGGTTTTCTTTGAGGTCGTAATGGCCCTGAATAAAGCCACGGGTGTGGCAACTATGCCAGCGCCAATAGACCTGAATGATGCGGACAGCGTGGAGCAAACGGCAGTAACGAAGGCGGATGCACCACATGCGGAACCAGGATTGTAGCTTGACAGCTGCCCATTCTTGCCGCGCGTAGAATTCTAGGGATGTCCGCCGCCTCTTCTCTTGCAGCTTCACCAGCTTCTGTTTCCACCAGCACTGAATGATCCACACTCTGAGAGCCGCGTGCAGCAGATTCCTGCGCACCAGGGTGCCCCGCCACCAGGCTTGGATGAAAACAGCCGCTTTCTGTTCTTCCGTCATCATGATTCTTACTTTGGGGCCTTGCAAGAGAAAACAGGGGATACTTAAGAAActcatacagggacttccctggtggctcagtagttgagaatccgcttgccaatgcaggggacatgggtttgagccctggtctgggaagatcccacgtgccgtggagcaactaagcccctgcaccacaactactgagccagcgttctagagcctgcgagccacaactactgagcccgagtgccacaactactgaagcccgcatgcctagagccgttgctccacaacatgagaagccaccacaatgagaagcccgtgcaccacaacaaagagtagcccccactcgccccaactagagaaagcctgcggacagcaacgaagacccagtgcagccaaaaataaataaataaatagatttattaaaaaaagaaagaaagaagcatacaTTTCGGCCCTAAGGTGTGGCAGGAGAGCTGTTGTGGGCAGCAGCTGGACCTCAGAGATCAAGTAAGTGTCCTTCCGcacacatgcgcgcacacacaaagatacatgtgcacacatgcgCGCACGCACACAGGATCCAGTCTTCCTGTACCTTGGCCTTTGCATTCCCCAAACACAATCCCCACTTTGTAGCTCTCAACCGTGTGTGGTCTGGGTTCAAACTCTTTGCGCTCCTCCTTGGCACACACCTTGGCTAGACTCACAGCTCTCAGCCTAAGGAGAAAATAGGGGGAAAGGACAGCCAAGGAGGAGTGGATCCCTGTTCATTTCCTGCTCTGTGTATGGTGGCCAttcatcccagtttgcctggcACACCCTGGGTTTATGCCTGTTGTCCTGGTATAATTTTGATGTGTCTCTTTCACTCCCTGAAGCATTTCTCTTTGGACAATAAGTTGCATGGTCACAGACCTTTGGGTCActccactggaccacaagggtcAGAGATGTCACAAGTCAAGGCTCTCCCCAACACAGTACAGCCTGGATCCATCTACccagggaggggtgggaaggCAGAGGCAGTGGTGTGGGTAGGGAGTTGGAGGTGGAGTCCCTTGCTCTCCTCTCCTTTGCTCCTTCAAGCTCTCTTCTATCAATGCGACTTCATCATTATCTTTGATTATAATTTGGAAGGTTTGCTGTCCTTATCAGAGTTTAGAGAGAAAAACATGAAAGTAAGGGTGGTCTCCCCACCACTGGGTGCCAAGTCAACCACACACTAGGCTTCCTGGACTTTCCTGGGATCTCAAACATGAGAAGGGATCCCCTCCTGAGGAAACTATGGGAAATGTACTGCCCTCCAGAAAGCTTGGGTAAATCTGACTGTCTCTTATAAAACATTAAACGCCTATGGCCTTGGGGGGATGGTCAAATCCCCTCAGGTCTACACTCTACTAAATTACCCATGGTTAGGGTCTAGATGTTCCCATCGCTCTCAAGTCTGTTCTCCTTCAGCCACTGCTCTGgcaagaagagaagaggaggggagagagccaTGATGTCATAAGGGCACCTATGACTCAGGCACCAGGATGGCTCCCAATAGCTGAGCCCCTTCTAAGGAAAACCTAGAGGACCTGTCCTTTCTTTCCTATGTAAATGGCTACAAAGAAGAATACCCCAAATACTGACCCATTGACACAAATGTGTATAGTGATACTCATTAAAGCCTGGCTGGTATTCATTAAAgggatttcaatttattttattgaagtataattgatttacaatgttgtgttaatttctgctgtacagcaaagtgattcagttatatatatatattctttttcatattcttttccattgtggtttatcacaggttatAGACtatcctgtgctacacagcaggaccttgttgtttatccattctatatatagtagtttgcatctgctgattccaaactcccagtccatctctcccccactgccccctcttgacaaccacaagtctgttatctatgtgagtctgtttctgtttcatcgataagttcatttttgtcatattttagattccacatgtaagtgataccatatggtgtttatctttctttctgacttactttacttagtatgatggATTTCAATTCATTTAAATAATGGCATACCAAATTACAATTAGAAGGAATGGGTGTGCTCTCTATCTACTAATATAGAAGCATGTACAAGATTTAGCAAGATTAGCAAGTTCATCAAATCAAGATCAACTAAATATAAGCATAGATTTACACACATGTCTTAtaaagtcattattttaaaaggcgGTGGAAATTCGGAAGATATCCACAAAAATTAACAATGATCATCTCTGATGAGGATATCAGACTTGGGGGAACAGAGTAAACTCCCTTGCTGTGGCTAAACCTCCTATGTCTTACCTATCTGTAAGTCACCTAGTTATCAGGCCCCTGGGAGAGCAAGACCCACACAGGCCAGAAAGCCCATAAGCCCCCAGGACCAGCCCAGGACCCCCATCTCAGGCTCAAGTGGACTTAAGCACTCTCCTATCTTCTTCCCCTGAGGCCTCAAGGTCACAGTGAGGAGATGGGTGAAGGTCAGCCACTGCACAAGCAGGACCCCACCTCTTCCTGCTCCTGGCCTCTGAAAACCCACCGGGCTATCGTGAGGCCCTCGTCCCCTCTCAGGGTCACAGCCCCAGGGGTCACTGAGAAATGCATTTGCAATGTGTAGAGTATGGAGGAAGTCAGTGTGGGGCTAGGGGAAGAGCAGATgtagagaagaggaggaggccaTTTAAGGCTGGAGGGGGGTGCCAATGTGAAGTTAATGGGATGGGGGAGTGGAAAGGATAAGAGTAAATTGGAGAATGGGGAAATAGTGGAGTACAATGCATGGGACAGTGAAGGTACAAGAAGCACCTGTTTGAAGATAAAGGTGTTTGGCCATGCCCCTGGGAGACCCACATCTGTTTAATGCCCCCattagtctggctccagagtctagtCCCTAGTCACCATTGTCCCTGCTGTCCCTGGTAATAATCATGGAGTGATGACATTcatcccacttcacagatgagtaGACTGAAGTGCAGAGACCTTACATGGCTTAGTCTGATCTCACAACAGATTAGGGAGGATGCCAGGGACTGGGGTGTTGGTGGATGTGGCGACCCTAGGGGCAGGGAGGGTGCTGAGGCTTTGAATGCCACCAGGACCTGCTCGGACTGAAGCCAGTGGGAAGGGAGGAACCTCCCCGGGGGCTATGGAACAGATGGGTGACACCATCCAAGGGAATTTTTTGTGGGTATGCTGGCCAAGGGGCCTGGGGTGAGCATGATGGGGTGCATCTCCTGGGGCTAGAGTAAGGGACACAGGGAACAAAATACAAGCACCCCTCATGATCACTGTGGGTGACCCACAGAAGTACCAGCATTCTGGGGTCTCCCtattctcccaccccacccccaccattcTCTGCCACCTCTACCAGAATTTCCCCCTAGAGGTTCTCAGTAGACCCCTTCAGGGAGGGacggaaagaagaaaggaggggtCAGTGAGGGTGTCAGTGGGATCAGCCCTC
This genomic interval from Balaenoptera ricei isolate mBalRic1 chromosome 11, mBalRic1.hap2, whole genome shotgun sequence contains the following:
- the LOC132375334 gene encoding IQ domain-containing protein F5-like produces the protein MVRLRAVSLAKVCAKEERKEFEPRPHTVESYKVGIVFGECKGQGPKVRIMMTEEQKAAVFIQAWWRGTLVRRNLLHAALRVWIIQCWWKQKLVKLQEKRRRTSLEFYARQEWAAVKLQSWFRMWCIRLRYCRLLHAVRIIQVYWRWHSCHTRGFIQGHYDLKENQLNLQLEISLGSQACRVQHCISLPIKE